Proteins from a genomic interval of Rosa chinensis cultivar Old Blush chromosome 2, RchiOBHm-V2, whole genome shotgun sequence:
- the LOC112188978 gene encoding trimethyltridecatetraene synthase: MESLSWAISILAVILATLTLLSKVFIPKSHKLNLKFPPGPKPWPIIGNLNLIGPLPHQSLHKLSLTYGPIMQLKFGSYPVVVASSPEIAKQILRTHDHVFASRPQTAAGKYTTYNYLNITWAPHGPYWRQGRKFYLSELFNSKRLDSFEYIRVEENRAFLWRLCALSGKPVTLKEHLSRLTLSIISRTVLGKKYFSVSESETSIVTLDEFQHMLDELFLLNGVLNIGDWIPWLELLDMQGYVKRMKALKKKFDRFHDHVFGEHRSNKEGVKEFVPKDMVDVLLKLADDPNIEVKLNYDSVKGFTQDLIAGGTDTSATTVEWAMSELMKQPHLIEKATEELDRVIGRERWVEEKDIAQLPYIDAIMKETMRKHPVAVMLAPHLALEDCNVEGYDIRKGTRVFINTWSIGRNSSVWEAPEEFKPERFLGNSIDVKGHNFELLPFGSGRRMCPGYSLGLKLIRSSIANMLHGFNWKLPENMKPEDLSMDEVYGLATPRKFPLVAVVEPRLPIYLY; the protein is encoded by the exons ATGGAGTCTCTTTCTTGGGCTATTTCAATCCTAGCAGTGATCTTAGCTACTCTGACCCTCCTCTCAAAAGTTTTCATCCCCAAAAGCCACAAACTGAATCTGAAATTTCCACCCGGTCCAAAACCCTGGCCGATCATTGGCAACCTCAACCTCATTGGTCCTCTCCCTCATCAATCACTTCATAAATTATCCCTAACTTATGGACCAATAATGCAGCTTAAGTTTGGCTCCTACCCAGTTGTTGTTGCTTCATCTCCAGAAATAGCAAAGCAAATTTTAAGGACACATGATCATGTATTTGCCTCCAGACCCCAAACTGCAGCTGGCAAGTACACCACTTACAACTACCTCAACATCACTTGGGCACCTCACGGCCCATATTGGCGCCAAGGCCGCAAATTCTACCTCTCCGAGCTATTCAACTCGAAGAGACTAGACTCTTTCGAGTACATTCGTGTGGAGGAAAATCGCGCTTTCCTCTGGCGGCTATGTGCCTTGTCAGGCAAGCCAGTCACCCTCAAGGAGCACCTCTCGCGCCTCACTCTCAGCATTATAAGTAGGACTGTGTTGGGGAAGAAGTACTTCAGCGTGTCTGAATCTGAGACTTCGATTGTGACACTCGACGAGTTCCAGCACATGCTGGACGAGTTGTTCTTGCTTAATGGGGTGTTGAACATAGGAGATTGGATACCCTGGCTCGAGCTTTTGGACATGCAAGGTTATGTTAAGCGTATGAAGGCTTTAAAGAAAAAGTTCGACAGATTTCATGACCATGTTTTCGGTGAACACAGGTCAAACAAGGAAGGTGTAAAGGAGTTTGTGCCAAAGGACATGGTAGATGTACTATTGAAGCTCGCTGATGATCCTAACATTGAAGTTAAGCTAAACTATGACAGTGTCAAAGGATTCACCCAG GATTTAATAGCGGGAGGCACAGATACCTCAGCAACCACTGTGGAGTGGGCAATGTCCGAACTGATGAAACAACCACACCTCATTGAAAAAGCGACTGAAGAGCTTGATAGAGTGAttgggagagagagatgggtggAAGAGAAAGACATAGCACAACTTCCTTACATAGATGCAATCATGAAAGAGACAATGAGGAAACACCCTGTTGCTGTAATGCTCGCACCACATCTGGCTCTTGAAGATTGCAATGTGGAAGGTTATGATATTCGTAAGGGGACGAGAGTGTTCATAAACACATGGAGCATTGGGAGAAACTCATCAGTGTGGGAAGCACCAGAGGAGTTTAAACCAGAGAGGTTTCTGGGGAATTCAATTGATGTGAAGGGACATAATTTTGAGCTGCTGCCATTTGGTTCAGGAAGGAGGATGTGCCCTGGTTATAGCCTTGGACTGAAATTGATTCGGTCTAGCATAGCTAACATGCTACATGGATTCAACTGGAAATTGCCTGAGAATATGAAACCAGAAGATTTGAGCATGGATGAAGTTTATGGATTGGCAACACCAAGGAAGTTTCCACTTGTTGCAGTCGTGGAGCCTAGACTCCCAATctatctttattaa